From the Roseibium sp. HPY-6 genome, one window contains:
- a CDS encoding fused MFS/spermidine synthase — MQQQRQHPLSADEGGYLGITVPVLQLFAGTLFLSAFLLFSVQPFFSKLVLPKLGGSPGVWSVAMVFFQSVLLLGYAYAHALTRFLSTKHAIIIHALVLLSACVFLPLGIASGWDTPPATYQELWLLGLFAVSVGLPFFAVSANAPLLQAWFTQTGHKHASDPYFLYGASNIGSFASLYLYILVLEPGLKLGTQSLFWTAGYLVLVIAILLCAASVLRQPQLAASETNTSSDAAGDAPVQRITSRQIFVYLGLAAVPSALTIALTAHIAVDIASAPFMWVVPLSLFLLTFVIAFKTKPLISVDFLSSILPFAAILAAGVIFLPKLLPLTFGLGANLLIYFITVLYCHARLYQLRPHASQLTAFYLWMSVGGVLGGIFAGLIAPNVFNWVAEYPMLMLVALFLLPLKNGATASSAIKTVLFGVGLTMLFWIGVTRGWIPEIEGHEIVVMSIIGLITLAAVVQVKWQAVAHVLLILTVPLVLLLQLHPSVVHTERSFFGVVKVKDTDDGTYRRMVHGTTVHGSIAMSAFDAEVGKGSPEPLAYYHETGEMADTLRAARASAGTGMGHVGVVGLGTGSFLCHSLPGETWTVYEIDRSVIDVASNPAYFRFISDCGPDTKMVLGDARLTLEAEPDGKFDYLLIDAFSSDSIPVHLMTREAIALFFSKIEENGLLALHISNRYLELASVLAAIAEADGYSIRFAEHGAIEGETRPDQVFAANVMVFARDEADLGPLLDNPRWNEVRSNGTALWTDDYSNIVGAIIRHEFSEK, encoded by the coding sequence ATGCAGCAACAGCGGCAACACCCGCTTTCAGCAGATGAAGGCGGGTATCTCGGCATAACCGTTCCGGTCCTGCAACTCTTTGCAGGAACCCTGTTCCTGAGCGCATTCCTGCTGTTTTCCGTTCAGCCGTTCTTCTCCAAACTGGTGCTGCCAAAGCTCGGCGGATCCCCCGGCGTCTGGTCTGTCGCCATGGTGTTCTTCCAAAGCGTTCTCCTGCTTGGTTATGCCTATGCACACGCGCTGACCCGGTTTTTGAGCACGAAGCACGCAATCATCATTCATGCGCTTGTGCTGCTATCCGCTTGTGTCTTTCTGCCTTTGGGGATCGCGAGCGGCTGGGATACGCCGCCTGCCACCTATCAGGAGCTCTGGCTTCTGGGCCTTTTTGCGGTCTCCGTCGGCCTGCCGTTTTTTGCCGTTTCCGCCAATGCACCGCTGCTTCAGGCCTGGTTTACGCAGACGGGCCACAAGCACGCTTCCGATCCGTACTTCCTCTATGGTGCAAGCAATATCGGCAGTTTCGCCTCGCTCTACCTCTATATTCTCGTTCTTGAGCCTGGCCTCAAACTCGGCACGCAGTCGCTGTTCTGGACAGCCGGCTACCTTGTTCTGGTCATCGCCATCCTGCTTTGTGCCGCGAGTGTTCTGCGCCAGCCACAGCTTGCAGCGAGTGAAACAAACACGAGCTCCGACGCTGCCGGTGACGCGCCGGTTCAGCGCATCACATCGCGGCAGATCTTCGTTTATCTCGGACTGGCCGCCGTCCCTTCAGCGCTTACGATTGCCCTGACGGCCCATATCGCGGTCGACATCGCCTCAGCGCCGTTCATGTGGGTGGTTCCGCTGTCGCTGTTCCTGCTGACATTCGTGATCGCGTTCAAAACGAAACCGCTGATCTCCGTCGACTTCCTGTCCAGCATTCTGCCTTTCGCCGCGATTTTGGCCGCCGGCGTGATCTTCCTGCCCAAGCTGCTGCCGCTTACTTTCGGGCTCGGTGCAAATCTGCTGATCTATTTCATCACGGTTCTTTACTGCCACGCGCGGCTCTATCAGCTGCGCCCGCATGCCAGCCAGCTGACCGCGTTTTATCTCTGGATGTCGGTCGGTGGCGTTCTGGGCGGCATCTTCGCCGGGCTCATCGCGCCGAATGTCTTCAACTGGGTTGCAGAATACCCGATGCTGATGCTAGTCGCACTGTTTCTGCTGCCGCTGAAGAACGGCGCAACCGCGTCCTCTGCGATCAAAACCGTCCTTTTTGGCGTCGGGCTCACGATGCTCTTCTGGATTGGTGTGACACGCGGCTGGATCCCTGAGATCGAAGGCCACGAGATCGTCGTCATGTCGATCATTGGCCTGATCACACTTGCGGCCGTGGTGCAGGTCAAATGGCAGGCGGTTGCCCATGTCCTGCTGATCCTGACGGTGCCGCTGGTGCTGCTCCTGCAACTGCACCCGAGCGTGGTGCACACGGAGCGCTCCTTCTTCGGCGTGGTCAAAGTCAAGGACACGGACGACGGCACGTACCGCAGAATGGTTCATGGAACGACGGTTCATGGCAGCATTGCCATGAGCGCGTTTGATGCGGAGGTCGGCAAGGGATCTCCCGAACCGCTCGCCTATTACCATGAAACCGGTGAGATGGCGGACACCCTGCGCGCCGCGCGCGCGTCTGCCGGGACCGGCATGGGCCATGTCGGCGTCGTCGGTCTTGGCACCGGAAGTTTCCTCTGCCACAGCCTTCCCGGTGAGACCTGGACGGTTTACGAGATTGACAGGTCCGTTATCGATGTCGCTTCCAACCCGGCCTATTTCCGCTTCATTTCGGACTGTGGACCCGACACGAAAATGGTGCTCGGAGACGCGCGTCTGACCCTTGAGGCGGAACCGGACGGGAAATTCGATTATCTTCTGATCGACGCCTTTTCGTCCGACTCCATTCCGGTGCACCTGATGACGCGGGAAGCGATCGCGCTCTTTTTCTCCAAGATCGAAGAGAACGGCCTGCTCGCGCTGCACATCTCCAATCGCTATCTGGAGCTGGCAAGCGTACTGGCAGCGATTGCAGAGGCGGACGGATATTCGATCCGGTTTGCCGAACATGGCGCCATTGAAGGCGAGACCAGACCGGACCAGGTTTTCGCGGCAAACGTTATGGTGTTCGCACGCGATGAGGCCGATCTCGGACCACTCCTGGACAATCCCAGATGGAATGAGGTTCGCTCAAACGGCACGGCGCTGTGGACAGACGATTATTCGAATATCGTCGGTGCCATCATCCGTCACGAATTCAGCGAAAAGTGA